From Streptomyces sp. HUAS MG91, the proteins below share one genomic window:
- a CDS encoding protein kinase has product MGEVFAGRYELADPIGRGGVGAVWRAWDHRRHRYVAAKVLQQSDAHTLLRFVREQALRIDHPHVLAPASWAADDDKVLFTMDLVSGGSLAHLIGDYGPLPPQFVCLLLDQLLAGLAAVHEEGVVHRDIKPANILLEATGTGLPHLRLSDFGIAMRKGEPRLTEANYVVGTPGYIAPEQALGAEPDFPADLFAAGLVALYLLEGAKPDSKALIEHFAEHGTPGPPQGVPGPLWGVLAGLLQPDPEARFRTATGARKALLAAAELLPEPGPDDELIEVFDQLGPLPPGFSPEGPATRGRRARPLHAPAAPSPAPAPSHTQSTVVPERPLSPPQPPSQPAPSSVPPRPAPEMPLTPPPPPPVPPVTPGPMPAALSPTPIPHTPTFSPGPERPQLPQHPEHPEHPQNSQDSQSPRNPEPPTPEPPAPKAPLPSMSETGSFHLPPPAAPEEQLPPPAAPEEQLPPPTAPEEQSPPPLAVPPMPPVQPVTPPPAPAPEPQRPAPAPRAKSPVPVVTSPHSLSLSPRPAHTVTTVTPPDQDRHSLYASEGREVPRRRPGPPPRVTIPIVLIALICIAVGIWALTQA; this is encoded by the coding sequence ATGGGTGAGGTCTTCGCCGGCCGGTACGAACTGGCCGACCCCATCGGCCGCGGGGGAGTGGGCGCCGTGTGGCGTGCCTGGGACCACCGGCGCCACCGCTATGTGGCGGCCAAGGTCCTGCAGCAGAGCGACGCCCACACGCTGCTGCGCTTCGTGCGCGAGCAGGCCCTGCGCATCGATCATCCGCACGTGCTGGCCCCGGCGAGCTGGGCCGCGGACGACGACAAGGTCCTGTTCACCATGGATCTGGTCTCGGGCGGCTCGCTGGCCCACCTGATCGGCGACTACGGTCCGCTCCCCCCTCAGTTCGTCTGTCTCCTCCTCGACCAGCTGCTGGCCGGGCTCGCCGCGGTGCACGAGGAGGGTGTCGTGCACCGCGACATCAAACCGGCCAACATCCTGCTGGAGGCCACCGGCACCGGCCTGCCGCATCTGCGCCTGTCGGACTTCGGCATCGCGATGCGCAAGGGCGAGCCACGGCTGACGGAGGCCAACTACGTGGTGGGAACGCCCGGTTACATCGCCCCCGAACAGGCGCTGGGGGCCGAGCCGGACTTTCCCGCCGACCTGTTCGCCGCCGGTCTGGTCGCGCTCTATCTCCTCGAAGGCGCCAAGCCGGACAGCAAGGCCCTGATCGAACACTTCGCGGAGCACGGCACCCCTGGACCTCCGCAGGGCGTGCCAGGGCCGCTGTGGGGTGTCCTCGCCGGGCTGCTGCAGCCGGATCCCGAGGCGCGCTTCCGCACCGCGACCGGGGCCCGCAAGGCGCTGCTCGCCGCCGCCGAGCTCCTCCCGGAGCCGGGCCCCGACGACGAGCTGATCGAGGTCTTCGACCAACTCGGTCCGCTCCCCCCGGGGTTCAGCCCCGAAGGGCCGGCCACCCGCGGCCGCAGGGCCCGCCCGCTGCACGCTCCAGCGGCCCCCTCGCCCGCCCCCGCTCCCTCGCACACGCAGTCGACGGTGGTGCCCGAACGGCCCCTGTCCCCGCCCCAGCCTCCTTCTCAGCCCGCGCCCTCGTCCGTGCCCCCGCGGCCCGCGCCCGAGATGCCGCTCACGCCACCGCCGCCGCCACCGGTGCCGCCGGTGACTCCCGGGCCGATGCCCGCGGCCCTCTCGCCCACGCCCATACCCCACACGCCCACTTTCTCGCCGGGGCCCGAGCGTCCCCAGCTCCCCCAGCACCCCGAGCACCCCGAGCACCCTCAGAACTCCCAGGACTCCCAGAGCCCCCGGAATCCCGAACCACCGACGCCGGAACCACCGGCCCCGAAGGCTCCTCTCCCCTCCATGTCGGAGACGGGCAGCTTCCATCTCCCGCCGCCGGCCGCCCCCGAAGAACAACTCCCACCGCCGGCCGCCCCCGAAGAACAACTCCCACCGCCGACCGCCCCCGAGGAACAGTCCCCGCCCCCGCTCGCGGTGCCTCCGATGCCGCCGGTCCAGCCCGTCACGCCGCCGCCCGCGCCGGCCCCCGAGCCACAGCGCCCGGCACCCGCTCCTCGGGCGAAGTCCCCCGTTCCCGTCGTCACGTCCCCCCACAGCCTCTCCCTCTCCCCTCGTCCCGCACACACGGTGACGACCGTGACCCCACCCGATCAGGATCGTCACTCTCTGTACGCATCGGAGGGCAGGGAAGTTCCCCGGCGCCGTCCCGGACCACCCCCACGGGTGACGATCCCGATCGTGCTCATCGCGCTGATCTGCATCGCCGTGGGGATCTGGGCGCTGACACAGGCCTGA
- a CDS encoding DLW-39 family protein yields MKKLLLVALAAIGGLLVYRQIQADRAEQDLWTEATDSVPTGS; encoded by the coding sequence GTGAAGAAGCTTCTCCTGGTCGCACTGGCCGCCATCGGCGGGCTCCTCGTGTACCGCCAGATCCAGGCGGATCGCGCCGAGCAGGATCTGTGGACGGAGGCGACCGACTCCGTGCCCACGGGTTCGTGA
- a CDS encoding DNA-binding protein, producing the protein MDAAQQEATARARELQRSWYGEPLGALFRRLIEDLGLNQARLAGVLGLSAPMLSQLMSGQRAKIGNPAVVQRVQQLQELSGQVADGSVSAAEATERMDEIKKSQGGSVLTNTGQSSSGSGAPTVKRVVREIQSLLRSVSAAGDIIDAADSLAGTHPELAEFLRVYGAGRTSDAVAHYQAHQS; encoded by the coding sequence ATGGACGCCGCACAGCAGGAAGCTACCGCAAGAGCCCGGGAGCTCCAGCGCAGCTGGTACGGGGAGCCGCTGGGGGCGCTCTTCCGTCGGCTGATCGAGGACCTCGGCCTCAACCAGGCCCGTCTGGCGGGAGTGCTCGGACTGTCCGCACCCATGCTGTCCCAGCTGATGAGCGGTCAGCGAGCCAAGATCGGCAACCCCGCGGTGGTGCAGCGCGTACAGCAGCTGCAGGAGCTGTCCGGGCAGGTCGCCGACGGCAGCGTCAGCGCGGCCGAGGCCACCGAGCGCATGGACGAGATCAAGAAGTCGCAGGGCGGCTCGGTCCTCACCAACACCGGCCAGTCGTCGTCCGGTTCGGGCGCTCCGACAGTCAAGCGCGTGGTGCGTGAGATCCAGTCGCTGCTGCGCTCCGTCTCCGCCGCCGGCGACATCATCGACGCCGCCGACTCCCTCGCGGGGACCCACCCGGAACTGGCAGAGTTCCTCCGGGTGTACGGCGCGGGACGCACCTCGGACGCGGTCGCCCACTACCAGGCGCACCAGAGCTGA
- a CDS encoding DUF6344 domain-containing protein, producing MTKNKVMTLWTIVISAFIALFSALGLVTPATAAAPVQQTEEAHQAIEADAPAATASHPFWAFKRSLPPTMKQRIRAEAHGSSPSCRHRPPADSEQSDSDTELANEALAGQL from the coding sequence ATGACCAAGAACAAGGTCATGACGCTGTGGACCATCGTCATCTCTGCCTTCATCGCGCTCTTCTCGGCGCTCGGTCTCGTCACCCCGGCCACCGCGGCCGCTCCCGTCCAGCAGACAGAGGAGGCGCACCAGGCCATCGAGGCCGACGCCCCCGCCGCCACGGCGTCGCATCCCTTCTGGGCCTTCAAGAGGTCCCTGCCACCGACGATGAAGCAGCGCATCCGCGCCGAGGCCCACGGTTCCTCCCCCAGCTGCCGCCACCGCCCGCCGGCCGACTCCGAACAGTCCGACAGCGACACGGAATTGGCGAACGAAGCACTCGCGGGGCAGCTGTAG
- the gyrA gene encoding DNA gyrase subunit A — MADENTPTPPAENEDGSAVAMRIEPVGLETEMQRSYLDYAMSVIVSRALPDVRDGLKPVHRRVLYAMYDGGYRPEKGFYKCARVVGDVMGNYHPHGDSSIYDALVRLAQPWSMRMPLVDSNGNFGSPGNDPAAAMRYTECKMAPLSMEMVRDIDEDTVDFTDNYDGRSQEPTVLPSRFPNLLINGSAGIAVGMATNIPPHNLREVAAGAQWYLENPEASHEELLDALVERIKGPDFPTGALVVGRKGIEEAYRTGRGSITMRAVVEVEEIQNRQCLVVTELPYQVNPDNLAQKIADLVKDGKIGGIADVRDETSSRTGQRLVIVLKRDAVAKVVLNNLYKHTDLQTNFGANMLALVDGVPRTLSLDAFIRHWVTHQIEVIVRRTKFRLRKAEERAHILRGLLKALDAIDEVIALIRRSDTVEIAREGLMGLLQIDEIQANAILEMQLRRLAALERQKIVAEHDELQAKINEYNAILASPERQRQIISEELQAIVDKFGDDRRSKLVPFEGDMSIEDLIAEEDIVVTISRGGYVKRTKTDDYRSQKRGGKGVRGTKLKEDDIVDHFFVSTTHHWLLFFTNKGRVYRAKAYELPDAGRDARGQHVANLLAFQPDEAIAEILAIRDYDAAPYLVLATKAGLVKKTSLKDYDSPRSGGVIAINLREAADGSDDELIGAELVSSEDDLLLISKKAQSIRFTATDDALRPMGRATSGVKGMSFREGDELLSMNVVRPGTFVFTATDGGYAKRTNVDEYRVQGRGGLGIKAAKIVEDRGSLVGALVVEETDEILAITLSGGVIRTRVNEVRETGRDTMGVQLINLGKRDAVVGIARNAEAGREAEEVDGAAELVDGAETDESAQGETAVGTDEGEQSSAE; from the coding sequence ATGGCCGACGAGAACACCCCCACGCCGCCTGCCGAGAACGAGGACGGCAGCGCCGTCGCGATGCGGATCGAGCCCGTCGGGCTCGAGACGGAGATGCAGCGCTCCTATCTCGACTACGCGATGTCCGTCATCGTGTCCCGCGCGCTGCCCGACGTACGGGACGGCCTCAAGCCCGTCCACCGCCGTGTCCTGTACGCCATGTACGACGGCGGCTACCGGCCCGAGAAGGGCTTCTACAAGTGTGCCCGCGTCGTCGGCGACGTCATGGGCAACTACCACCCGCACGGCGACTCCTCGATCTACGACGCCCTGGTGCGCCTCGCCCAGCCGTGGTCGATGCGCATGCCGCTGGTGGACTCCAACGGAAACTTCGGCTCCCCGGGCAACGACCCGGCGGCCGCCATGCGCTACACCGAGTGCAAGATGGCGCCGCTGTCCATGGAGATGGTCCGGGACATCGACGAGGACACCGTCGACTTCACGGACAACTACGACGGCCGCTCCCAGGAGCCGACCGTCCTGCCGTCCCGCTTCCCGAACCTGCTGATCAACGGCTCGGCCGGTATCGCGGTCGGCATGGCCACCAACATCCCGCCGCACAACCTGCGCGAGGTCGCGGCCGGCGCCCAGTGGTACCTGGAGAACCCCGAGGCCTCCCACGAGGAGCTCCTGGACGCGCTCGTCGAGCGCATCAAGGGCCCCGACTTCCCGACCGGCGCCCTTGTAGTGGGCCGCAAGGGCATCGAGGAGGCGTACCGCACCGGCCGCGGCTCCATCACGATGCGCGCGGTCGTCGAGGTCGAGGAGATCCAGAACCGCCAGTGCCTGGTGGTCACCGAGCTGCCCTACCAGGTCAACCCGGACAACCTCGCCCAGAAGATCGCCGACCTCGTCAAGGACGGCAAGATCGGCGGCATCGCCGACGTCCGCGACGAGACGTCGTCCCGTACCGGCCAGCGCCTCGTCATCGTCCTCAAGCGCGACGCGGTCGCCAAGGTCGTCCTCAACAACCTGTACAAGCACACCGACCTTCAGACGAACTTCGGCGCGAACATGCTGGCGCTCGTCGACGGCGTGCCGCGAACCCTCTCCCTGGACGCGTTCATCCGCCACTGGGTGACGCACCAGATCGAGGTCATCGTCCGCCGGACGAAGTTCCGGCTGCGCAAGGCCGAGGAGCGCGCGCACATCCTGCGCGGCCTCCTGAAGGCCCTGGACGCCATCGACGAGGTCATCGCCCTCATCCGGCGCAGCGACACCGTGGAGATCGCGCGAGAGGGCCTCATGGGCCTCCTCCAGATCGACGAGATCCAGGCCAACGCCATCCTCGAGATGCAGCTGCGCCGGCTCGCCGCCCTGGAGCGCCAGAAGATCGTCGCCGAGCACGACGAACTCCAGGCGAAGATCAACGAGTACAACGCGATCCTGGCCTCGCCCGAGCGGCAGCGCCAGATCATCAGCGAGGAGCTGCAGGCGATCGTCGACAAGTTCGGCGACGACCGGCGCTCCAAGCTGGTCCCCTTCGAGGGCGACATGTCCATCGAGGACCTCATCGCCGAAGAGGACATCGTCGTCACGATCTCGCGCGGCGGTTACGTCAAGCGGACCAAGACGGACGACTACCGCTCCCAGAAGCGCGGCGGCAAGGGCGTGCGCGGCACGAAGCTCAAGGAAGACGACATCGTCGACCACTTCTTCGTGTCCACGACGCACCACTGGCTGCTGTTCTTCACCAACAAGGGACGCGTCTACCGCGCCAAGGCGTACGAGCTTCCGGACGCCGGACGCGACGCGCGCGGGCAGCACGTGGCGAACCTGCTGGCCTTCCAGCCGGACGAGGCGATCGCCGAGATCCTCGCGATCCGCGACTACGACGCCGCGCCCTACCTGGTGCTCGCCACCAAGGCGGGCCTGGTGAAGAAGACGTCTCTGAAGGATTACGACTCGCCTCGTTCCGGCGGCGTCATCGCGATCAACCTCCGCGAGGCGGCGGACGGTTCGGACGACGAGCTGATCGGCGCCGAGCTGGTCTCCTCCGAGGACGACCTGCTGCTCATCAGCAAGAAGGCGCAGTCCATCCGGTTCACCGCCACGGACGACGCACTGCGCCCGATGGGCCGTGCCACCTCCGGTGTGAAGGGCATGAGTTTCCGCGAGGGCGACGAACTGCTCTCGATGAATGTCGTCAGGCCGGGTACGTTCGTCTTCACCGCCACCGACGGTGGGTACGCGAAGCGGACCAACGTCGACGAGTACCGCGTCCAGGGTCGCGGTGGCCTCGGCATCAAGGCCGCCAAGATCGTGGAGGACCGCGGCTCGCTGGTCGGCGCGCTGGTGGTCGAGGAGACCGACGAGATCCTCGCCATCACACTGTCCGGCGGTGTGATTCGTACGCGAGTCAACGAGGTCAGGGAGACGGGCCGTGACACCATGGGCGTCCAACTGATCAACCTGGGCAAGCGCGATGCCGTCGTCGGCATCGCACGTAATGCCGAGGCCGGCCGTGAGGCCGAGGAAGTCGACGGGGCCGCCGAGCTGGTGGACGGCGCCGAGACCGACGAATCGGCCCAGGGCGAGACGGCTGTCGGAACGGACGAGGGCGAGCAGTCCTCGGCCGAGTAG
- a CDS encoding tyrosine-type recombinase/integrase, which produces MARSTWKQVQHEKGKGSVLKDLKTESSQAVLPLPEICARALEERRELQELERKIAGEHWEQAEGQDLIFSADHGGMIDPVGFSRSFGRLVSRAGVRRITVRLARHTCGTLLAFLKVHPKVAQAILRHSQISMTMDVYTHVVGSDEREAVAMLAELLEDPLLG; this is translated from the coding sequence GTGGCGCGCTCCACCTGGAAGCAGGTCCAGCACGAGAAGGGCAAGGGCTCGGTGCTCAAAGACCTCAAGACCGAGTCCTCACAGGCGGTGCTCCCCTTGCCCGAAATCTGCGCTCGCGCTCTGGAGGAACGCCGGGAGCTCCAGGAGCTGGAACGGAAGATCGCGGGCGAGCACTGGGAGCAGGCAGAAGGCCAAGACCTGATCTTCTCGGCTGACCACGGCGGGATGATCGACCCCGTGGGCTTCTCACGGAGCTTCGGCCGCTTGGTGAGCCGCGCCGGCGTCCGGCGCATCACGGTCCGGCTGGCCCGGCACACCTGCGGGACCCTGCTCGCCTTCCTCAAGGTCCATCCCAAGGTGGCGCAAGCGATCCTGCGGCACAGCCAGATCAGCATGACCATGGACGTCTACACGCACGTGGTCGGCTCCGACGAACGGGAAGCCGTCGCGATGCTCGCCGAACTTCTGGAAGATCCGTTGCTCGGCTAA
- the crgA gene encoding cell division protein CrgA, with product MPKSRIRKKADYTPPPASKQAANIKLTNRGWVAPVMLALFLIGLAWIVVFYVSDTQLPIEAFGNWNIVVGFGFIAAGFGVSTQWK from the coding sequence GTGCCGAAGTCACGTATCCGCAAGAAGGCCGACTACACGCCGCCGCCGGCGTCGAAGCAGGCAGCCAACATCAAGCTGACCAACCGCGGTTGGGTGGCTCCCGTGATGCTCGCCCTGTTCCTGATCGGGCTGGCCTGGATCGTCGTCTTCTACGTGTCGGACACCCAGCTGCCCATCGAGGCCTTCGGCAACTGGAACATCGTGGTGGGCTTCGGCTTCATCGCCGCCGGGTTCGGCGTCTCCACCCAGTGGAAATAG
- a CDS encoding DUF6193 family natural product biosynthesis protein, with product MTQNSSNPIVEAGWQKVRDDGRVHTELLDAAYAEPRLRQLFPWTGMGELHFSRCTEKRWTWDIPYIAPGTEGTYWALGPLRSEWVGQVATVQEAIALVVDRLPPNCGPAFVGTPEELATHEATKLEQKLEQQKDKGQAESG from the coding sequence ATGACCCAGAACTCATCGAACCCCATCGTGGAAGCGGGCTGGCAGAAGGTACGTGACGATGGGCGCGTTCATACCGAGCTACTGGATGCCGCTTACGCCGAGCCACGCCTGCGGCAGCTCTTCCCCTGGACGGGAATGGGGGAGCTTCATTTCAGCCGTTGCACCGAGAAGCGGTGGACCTGGGACATCCCCTACATCGCGCCCGGTACCGAAGGCACCTACTGGGCCCTCGGGCCGCTGCGATCCGAGTGGGTAGGACAAGTAGCCACAGTGCAGGAAGCCATCGCCCTGGTGGTCGACCGTCTGCCGCCGAACTGCGGTCCTGCCTTCGTGGGCACCCCTGAAGAGCTCGCCACGCACGAAGCAACGAAGCTGGAGCAGAAGCTGGAGCAACAGAAAGACAAAGGTCAGGCAGAGAGCGGCTGA
- a CDS encoding peptidylprolyl isomerase, whose amino-acid sequence MAEQLYATLRTNQGDIEVRLLPNHAPKTVKNFVELARGEREWTNPETGEKSTAPLYDGTVFHRVISGFMIQGGDPLGNGTGGPGYQFDDEFHPDLAFTKPYLLAMANAGPGTNGSQFFITVSPTAWLTRKHTIFGEVVDEASQKVVDAIANATTNPRTDRPVNDVVIESVAVETR is encoded by the coding sequence GTGGCCGAGCAGCTGTATGCCACCCTCAGGACGAATCAGGGCGACATCGAGGTCAGGCTTCTGCCGAACCACGCGCCCAAGACGGTCAAGAACTTCGTGGAGCTCGCCCGGGGTGAACGGGAGTGGACCAACCCGGAGACCGGTGAGAAGTCCACGGCCCCGCTCTACGACGGCACGGTCTTCCACCGTGTGATCAGCGGCTTCATGATCCAGGGCGGCGACCCGCTGGGGAACGGCACGGGCGGCCCGGGCTACCAGTTCGACGACGAGTTCCACCCCGACCTGGCCTTCACCAAGCCGTACCTGCTGGCGATGGCCAACGCGGGGCCGGGGACCAACGGCTCGCAGTTCTTCATCACCGTCTCGCCGACCGCCTGGCTGACCCGCAAGCACACCATCTTCGGCGAGGTCGTCGACGAGGCCAGCCAGAAGGTCGTGGATGCCATCGCCAACGCGACCACCAACCCGCGCACCGACCGTCCGGTCAACGACGTGGTCATCGAGTCGGTGGCCGTCGAGACCCGATAG
- a CDS encoding DUF5324 family protein, producing the protein MTRIDSVRAATGSAKDSVLHAAEVVAPYAETAKDKAAQYAHDARVALAPKVSQAAQQARVQYDAHLAPRLEQARTHVPPKVDHAAHEAAARTRTAARQAADYSKPRLEHAVAAAGPVRDEAAARSTAALAALRGQVSPEQIRKLARKKERRARAGRLAKGLAVLGILAGGAFAAWKWWDKQANPDWLVEPPAATEVPDSAPLASVDGSGQDILDPEVQAKQAEAETGPEDKH; encoded by the coding sequence GTGACCCGCATCGACAGCGTGCGCGCCGCGACCGGCTCGGCGAAGGACAGCGTGCTGCACGCCGCGGAAGTGGTGGCGCCCTACGCGGAAACGGCCAAGGACAAGGCCGCGCAGTACGCTCACGACGCCCGTGTCGCGCTCGCTCCCAAGGTCTCGCAGGCCGCGCAGCAGGCTCGCGTCCAGTACGACGCACACCTTGCGCCGCGCCTTGAGCAGGCCCGCACTCATGTGCCGCCGAAGGTCGATCACGCCGCGCACGAAGCAGCGGCCCGCACCCGCACGGCTGCCCGGCAGGCGGCCGACTATTCCAAGCCGCGCCTGGAGCACGCCGTGGCCGCGGCCGGTCCGGTCCGCGACGAGGCGGCGGCCCGCAGCACCGCGGCGCTGGCCGCCCTGCGCGGGCAGGTGTCTCCCGAGCAGATCAGGAAGCTGGCCCGCAAGAAGGAGCGCCGGGCGCGTGCCGGACGTCTCGCCAAGGGCCTGGCCGTGCTGGGCATCCTGGCCGGCGGGGCGTTCGCCGCGTGGAAGTGGTGGGACAAGCAGGCCAACCCGGACTGGCTCGTCGAGCCGCCGGCCGCCACCGAGGTGCCCGACTCCGCTCCGCTGGCCTCGGTCGACGGCAGCGGTCAGGACATCCTCGACCCCGAGGTCCAGGCCAAGCAGGCCGAGGCCGAGACGGGCCCGGAGGACAAGCACTGA
- a CDS encoding DUF3566 domain-containing protein, with amino-acid sequence MSGATGAGSTGTSAGTESESGRGSARDVKDSSGSANAHESHGSQGGTVTDTRGPQTQQYAAGGGGALPGERQQPQQPAGPYHPPQAYQNAPAGGAVRRPRTGARTTPRTRKARLRVAKADPWSVMKVSFLLSIALGICTIIAAAVLWMVMDAMGVFSTVGGTISEATGSNEGNGFDLQSFLSLPRVLMFTTVIAVIDVVLATALATLGAFIYNLSAGFVGGIELTLAEDE; translated from the coding sequence GTGAGCGGAGCCACGGGCGCAGGCTCTACCGGAACATCCGCCGGTACGGAATCGGAGAGCGGCCGTGGCTCCGCTCGCGACGTCAAGGACTCGAGCGGCTCGGCGAACGCGCACGAGTCTCATGGATCCCAGGGGGGAACTGTGACGGACACCCGAGGTCCGCAGACCCAGCAGTACGCCGCCGGTGGCGGCGGGGCCCTGCCCGGCGAGCGGCAGCAGCCGCAGCAGCCGGCCGGCCCGTATCACCCGCCGCAGGCGTACCAGAACGCCCCGGCGGGCGGAGCGGTGCGCAGGCCGCGCACCGGGGCGCGCACCACTCCGCGCACCCGCAAGGCTCGCCTGCGCGTGGCCAAGGCCGATCCGTGGTCGGTGATGAAGGTCAGCTTCCTGCTGTCCATCGCACTCGGCATCTGCACGATCATCGCGGCCGCCGTGCTGTGGATGGTCATGGACGCCATGGGTGTCTTCTCCACGGTCGGCGGCACGATCTCCGAGGCCACGGGTTCGAACGAGGGCAACGGCTTCGACCTCCAGTCGTTCCTGTCGCTCCCGCGCGTGCTGATGTTCACGACGGTCATCGCGGTCATCGACGTCGTCCTGGCGACGGCGCTGGCGACGCTCGGCGCGTTCATCTACAACCTCTCCGCGGGCTTCGTCGGCGGCATCGAGCTCACGCTCGCCGAGGACGAGTGA
- a CDS encoding rhomboid family intramembrane serine protease, translated as MEQAPGSPQEPQDAQGLPGCYRHPDRPTGIRCTRCERPICPECMVSASVGFQCPECVRDGSGTGHAPTANQPRTLAGGTIASDPRLVTKVLIGINVAVFIAVHVSSTLLDHLVLVGSWPPAPLAPREGVAVGEWYRLVTSMFAHYQVWHIAFNMLSLWWLGGPLETALGRARYLALYFASGLAGSAVAYMFGDPHGSTLGASGAIYGLFGATAILMRRLNYDMRPVIGLLVVNLIFTFTWAGISWQAHIGGLVAGLVVGYAMVHAPRERRSLIQFGTCAVVLLAVVVTVVVRTAQLT; from the coding sequence ATGGAACAGGCGCCCGGCAGCCCGCAGGAACCGCAGGACGCGCAGGGCCTGCCCGGCTGCTACCGGCATCCGGACCGGCCGACCGGCATCCGCTGCACCCGCTGCGAGCGGCCCATCTGCCCGGAGTGCATGGTCAGCGCCTCGGTCGGGTTCCAGTGTCCGGAGTGCGTGCGCGACGGCTCGGGGACGGGACACGCCCCCACGGCCAACCAGCCGCGCACCCTCGCGGGCGGCACGATCGCGAGCGACCCGCGGCTGGTCACCAAGGTGCTGATCGGGATCAACGTCGCGGTGTTCATCGCGGTCCACGTGAGCAGCACGCTCCTCGACCACCTGGTGCTGGTCGGATCCTGGCCCCCGGCTCCCCTCGCGCCCAGGGAGGGCGTGGCGGTCGGGGAGTGGTATCGCCTGGTGACGTCGATGTTCGCGCACTACCAGGTCTGGCACATCGCGTTCAACATGCTCAGCCTGTGGTGGCTCGGCGGGCCTCTGGAGACCGCACTGGGCCGGGCCCGCTATCTGGCGCTCTACTTCGCTTCAGGGCTCGCGGGCAGCGCCGTGGCGTACATGTTCGGTGACCCGCACGGGTCCACTCTGGGAGCGTCCGGCGCCATCTACGGCCTGTTCGGCGCCACGGCGATCCTGATGCGCCGCCTCAACTACGACATGCGGCCGGTCATCGGGCTGCTCGTGGTCAATCTGATCTTCACGTTCACCTGGGCCGGCATCTCCTGGCAGGCCCACATCGGCGGCCTCGTGGCCGGCCTGGTCGTCGGTTACGCGATGGTGCACGCCCCGCGCGAGCGCCGTTCCCTCATCCAGTTCGGGACCTGCGCCGTGGTCCTGCTGGCCGTCGTCGTCACTGTCGTCGTCAGAACGGCTCAGCTCACCTGA
- a CDS encoding DUF6578 domain-containing protein: protein MTLTIWVDDWQIQCCGENFTPGDVVSWHLLEVDPEDYADLVGSERAAEIDFCEEHHGREGEHAPTRLRVLTISEVHCRYEVPPGSTSNVRHPVPGTTELVQVREADGWAANRPHVDFTGYLVTAERTELSRAPESTDTSG from the coding sequence ATGACGTTGACGATTTGGGTCGATGACTGGCAGATCCAGTGCTGCGGGGAGAACTTCACGCCGGGAGATGTCGTCTCGTGGCACCTACTGGAGGTCGATCCCGAGGATTACGCCGACCTCGTTGGTAGCGAACGTGCTGCGGAGATCGACTTTTGCGAGGAGCATCACGGCCGGGAAGGCGAGCATGCGCCAACCCGTTTGCGGGTGCTGACCATCTCAGAGGTGCACTGTAGGTACGAAGTCCCCCCAGGCAGCACGTCGAACGTGCGGCATCCGGTACCGGGCACAACCGAATTGGTTCAGGTCCGAGAAGCGGACGGCTGGGCAGCGAATCGCCCACACGTCGACTTCACCGGCTACCTCGTGACAGCCGAGCGGACCGAACTGTCAAGGGCGCCTGAGTCGACTGACACCAGCGGCTGA